Proteins from a single region of Palaemon carinicauda isolate YSFRI2023 chromosome 1, ASM3689809v2, whole genome shotgun sequence:
- the LOC137626586 gene encoding uncharacterized protein, which yields MVAIPLEDIHFWPNLSAYPECFIRLKNELVSKEETEPKEVMVFDHDKAQALLTSSLKKAGYTNSRVSALSKKHPTFLAPSSRAFPFTSKALLYLLKAVDAGKPCPMLEECRPSSLALPTGEKDWNEIHLTFSVAKLNTDIAGQQFHENRRREQETKERPGMHKDVTQISCACHFCQMVGKHNEYIKKASLHSIEARREPFSKVMTIIVAPLPRIKKGHKYMLTLMCPVTRYPEDIPVRNISAKVITEKLLDFFTKFEHSGYCSE from the exons ATGGTGGCCATCCCTCTCGAGGATATCCAtttctggccaaacctttcggcttacccggaGTGTTTCATCAGGCTGAAGAATGAACtggtgtctaaggaagagacggaacctaaggaggtcatggtctttgaccacgacaaggctcaggctctcttgacgagtagcctgaagaaggcaggttacacAAACTCTAGagtttctgcgttgagcaagaagcaccctacttttcttgctccttcatccagagcttttcccttcacgTCGAAAGCTCTCCTCTATTTGctaaaggcagttgatgcaggcaaaccatgtcctatgctagaggagtgtaggccatcgTCTCTAGCCTTGCCCAcgggcgagaaggattggaacgagatCCATCTTACCTTCTCGGTCGCAAAGCTCAACAcagacattgcaggacagcagttccaTGAGAACaggagaagagaacaggagacaaaagagag gcctggcatgcataaggatgtgaccCAGATTTCCTGTGCATGTCACTTTTGTCAAATGGTTGGAAAGCAtaacgagtacattaagaaggcTTCCTTACACTCGATTGAAGCACGAAGAGAACCCTTCAGTAAGGTAATGACCATCATTGTGGCACCGTTACCAAGAATAAAGAAAGGCCACaagtatatgttaactttgatgtgtccagtgacaagatacccagaagacattcctgtcaggaacatcagtgccaaagtaatcaccgagaagttactagacttttttaccaagtttgagCATTCCGGATAttgttcagagtga